Proteins from a single region of Diorhabda sublineata isolate icDioSubl1.1 chromosome 2, icDioSubl1.1, whole genome shotgun sequence:
- the LOC130452803 gene encoding damage-control phosphatase ARMT1-like translates to MSDTDSNGSCQCGSNRSLDIKTPRNVHLSAIYKRSFAFYTVKHRMPVILTNLIDSLVRNKKYIIEKYGEAALEELKIIIGEISELKYEIQTNKSLKPLTTDAKDVKIYNDYIYKQTVAEGHTTHFHTIWLLTECYMYRRIKQMFETKTIIKDYDYFLHQKQEAYTVALPIIKTLAEFIVKILTNQNPPEKNEFIQLLKVNLWGNKCDLSLSLGKANDSSQLFDTAALDKYILCDDSETIWENISNDDCSDIIDIVFDNSGYEVFTDLCVADYLITKGLAKSMRLYVKTIQWFISDVMQQDFFWILDQLKSSNNEYLRLLGGRWSGYIENGTWTLVISDFWTLPFDFTHMSTVEPELYKQLAQAKAVFFKGDLNYRKLFGEKNWDPATPVDEALQGFHPTKLCIIRTIKADIVCGLPNGLAEEIEAEDEKWMEKGDYGLIQFSKQKLAIE, encoded by the exons ATGTCTGACACCGATTCAAATGGTAGTTGTCAATGTGGATCAAATCGTagtttagatataaaaacacCTAGAAATGTACATCTTTCAGCTATTTATAAAAG GAGCTTTGCTTTTTACACCGTTAAACATAGAATGCCtgttattttaacaaatttgatAGATTCTTTAGtgcgaaataaaaaatatatcattgaaaaatacGGAGAG gcTGCACTAGAGGAACTCAAGATAATTATAGGAGAAATATCTGAACTTAAATATGAAATCCAGACAAATAAATCCTTAAAACCATTAACAACTGATGCTAAGgatgtaaaaatttataatgattatatttataaacagaCAGTAGCCGAAGGTCATACAACTCATTTTCATACTATATGGTTGTTAACTGAATGCTATATGTACAGAAGGATAAAACAAATGTTCGAAACCAA GACAATAATTAAGgattatgattattttcttcatcaaaAACAAGAAGCGTATACAGTAGCTCTACCAATAATTAAAACATTGGctgaatttattgttaaaatattaacaaatcaGAATCCAcctgaaaaaaatgaattcattcAGCTGCTCAAG gtTAACTTGTGGGGAAATAAATGCGATTTATCCTTGTCCTTAGGAAAAGCTAATGATTCTTCCCAATTGTTCGATACTGCCGCTTTAGATAAGTATATATTATGTGATGACTCTGAGACAATTtgggaaaatatttcaaatgatgaTTGTTCAGATATCATAG atattgtatTTGACAATTCTGGTTATGAAGTCTTCACAGATCTCTGTGTAGCCGATTATTTGATAACCAAAGGTTTAGCTAAATCAATGCGTCTTTATGTCAAGACGATTCAGTGGTTCATCTCGGACGTTATGCAACAAGATTTCTTTTGGATATTAGATCAATTAAAAAGTAGTAACAACGAATATCTTCGACTATTGGGAGGGAGATGGTCAGGTTATATAGAAAATGGTACATGGACACTTGTAATATCAGACTTTTGGACTTTGCCATTTGATTTTACTCATATGTCTACTGTAGAACCAGAGCTCTATAAACAATTGGCTCAGGCGAAAGCTGTTTTTTTTAAAGGTGACTTGAACTACAGAAAGTTGTTTGGTGAGAAAAACTGGGACCCAGCAACACCTGTTGATGAAGCTTTGCAAGGATTTCATCCTACGAAACTGTGTATCATAAGGACTATCAAAGCAGACATTGTTTGCGGTCTACCAAATGGCTTAGCAGAAGAAATTGAAGCTGAAGATGAAAAATGGATGGAAAAAGGAGATTATGGTCTCATTCAGTTTTCCAAACAGAAACTTGccattgaataa
- the LOC130452802 gene encoding TATA element modulatory factor: MSWFDAAGLANIAKSALKEAQKTIDKALDIKDDESILTPANTPIDPLSDDFFGNWGLAQPSTSQDKKNQTAVHPKQINVSNSIWGSFTGSFFENNQDGNKSPSITSLDDTLDGIETFSRSKLVVQNIEEVDNHISDIVEGEKGENTPDQDEIITVDTDLDNQNNTNTVKRREKQTTSQSNRLSVLSAESGKNSSESADIITCSTECTSPDSEMLSAGHSISTSSSALGLQPTSDSVEVLGDSLTSPSSVEVIGTDSTNSRRQSDYTDEVISPLSEDEKSSSVDKLSPDSVEVIPEDQDENSIAEDTMSYTSVSESTSATVLDSAFNPHLKPQKMLKDTFGLPETVNEINTDSDKKYPLVDAITRAPARSTMQLPLTQVLIDTQPQSIKQDLTNILQKTNIIDIPVEVEEHSITENPIDSYIQDDSSQSDKTITGSDNIMESSSDTSTATETSSNSTYLKNLLADAMTEKSVSNEPKMIMDSSQKSLTLSQVELIPRENSPISSESRSDLVKIGSDHTSGDELETTTSSDIEIISSPNGDSSSTQSRQSPAKQICTRAKMETEGLGKLTIKKIKCHNRELSEASSISDELHPPEVDKLLKKITEITEILESRESKLIDVNRRNAELQEVNNSLKVQLDTIISKQLESADLSQVTEEYTQRMSALEKKFQQAIREKDNLRKQLEQTKVESATRISKGEFESLLSEKEGVIKELMQEGEKLSKQQLQHSNIIKKLRVKEKENENTIKHLKENVESLTTESDRLKKSLAAKDEVERTQIEAINQLTSKNKKLENEVNKLKGQLDDLTQKYDTVKKSLEAAKKELQEKIKTSSELQMREQLLNTLENQKKMTESQNSELVDQLEDLRQTLRRYEEDNVKNEEKFREDKNKLMRKLEEAEARNEELSQSVSEVSKPLIRQLESLQATHSLKLASFEKIEEELTLKITELQTKLQTATNNERIIKDDCIQLRSKFSDMESELNSLRHKLELSQMELQQQKTERFVNEQELNNKIEKLNISLKKCKETISEKENELCNLQQHFNAERAAFELEKRQIMSQERLPTENQVTRSSNGGSNSPTLSLGKVSVSDSMTGSFWSQDEPFEVTATPRYTNMFEMQMLQTSLKQRDGEVQQLQWELNRREQERNLLNNEISNLLTKVENLEGKVTEFDSLKIKFDELEQQYDTLCQLYGEKVEQNEELKLDLEDVKDMYKSQIDELLRQQRERAK, encoded by the exons ATGAGTTGGTTTGATGCAGCAGGTCTAGCAAACATTGCAAAGTCAGCTCTTAAAGAAGCTCAAAAAACTATAGATAAAGCTTTAGATATTAAGGACGATGAATCTATTCTAACTCCTGCAAATACGCCCATAGATCCACTTTCAGATGACTTCTTTGGTAACTGGGGTTTGGCACAACCAAGTACCAGTCAGGATAAGAAAAATCAAACAGCCGTTCATCCAAAACAAATCAATGTGTCGAACAGTATTTGGGGATCATTTACAG gatctttttttgaaaataatcaggATGGAAATAAATCACCTTCGATTACCAGCCTGGATGATACTCTGGACGGTATAGAAACGTTTAGTCGAAGTAAGCTTGTTGTACAAAATATAGAAGAAGTAGATAATCATATTTCTGATATTGTTGAGGGAGAAAAAGGTGAAAATACCCCTGATCAAGATGAAATTATTACAG TTGATACTGATTTGgataatcaaaataatacaaatacagTTAAAAGAAGGGAGAAACAGACCACTTCACAAAGCAACAGGCTCTCAGTACTCAGTGCTGAAAGTGGTAAAAATAGTTCCGAGAGTGCTGATATTATAACTTGTAGTACAGAATGTACAAGTCCAGATTCAGAAATGTTGTCAGCCGGCCATTCCATCTCTACATCAAGTTCTGCATTAG GTCTTCAGCCCACATCAGACTCCGTGGAAGTATTGGGCGATAGTTTAACTAGTCCAAGTTCTGTGGAAGTGATCGGTACTGATAGTACTAATAGTAGAAGACAGTCCGATTACACAGATGAAGTTATTTCACCATTGTCAGAAGATGAAAAAAGCAG tTCTGTTGATAAATTATCACCGGATAGTGTTGAAGTAATTCCAGAAGATCAGGATGAGAATAGTATTGCTGAAGATACAATGTCATATACATCAGTATCAGAAAGTACATCTGCAACTGTATTAGATTCTGCTTTTAACCCCCATCTAAAACCCCAGAAGATGTTAAAAGATACATTCGGTCTACCGGAAACTGTAAATGAAATTAACACAGATTCAGATAAAAAATATCCTCTTGTAGATGCTATTACAAGGGCTCCTGCTAGAAGTACCATGCAGTTGCCATTGACACAGGTTTTGATAGATACCCAACCACAGAGTATCAAACAagatttaactaatattttacaaaaaactaatattatagATATTCCAGTTGAGGTAGAAGAACATAGCATAACAGAAAATCCAATTGATAGTTATATACAAGATGATAGTTCACAATCAGATAAAACTATAACCGGAAGTGATAATATCATGGAAAGTAGTAGCGATACTAGTACAGCGACTGAGACAAGTAGCAATTcgacttatttaaaaaatttattagcaGATGCAATGACAGAGAAAAGTGTATCTAACGAACCAAAGATGATAATGGATTCTAGTCAAAAAAGTCTCACTTTGTCACag GTAGAACTGATTCCTAGGGAGAATTCACCGATTAGTTCAGAAAGTCGATCGGATCTCGTTAAAATAGGATCAGATCACACATCAGGGGATGAATTAGAAACAACAACATCTTCCgatatagaaataatatcaagtCCTAACGGCGACTCGAGTAGTACCCAAAGTAGACAGAGTCCCGCTAAACAGATTTGTACAAGAGCTAAAATGGAAACTGAGGGATTAGGCAAACtgactataaagaaaataaaatgtcatAATCGAGAATTATCGGAAGCTTCTAGTATAAGCGACGAACTACATCCCCCGGAAGTGGATAAgctcttaaaaaaaataaccgaaataactgaaatattagAATCTAGAGAATCTAAACTCATAGATGTGAATCGTCGAAATGCCGAATTACAAGAAGTAAATAACAGTTTGAAGGTTCAATTGGATACCATAATAAGTAAGCAGTTGGAAAGTGCTGATTTATCGCAGGTCACTGAGGAATACACCCAAAGGATGTCTGCGTTAGAAAAGAAATTCCAGCAGGCGATCAGGGAGAAAGATAATTTAAGAAAGCAATTAGAACAGACGAAAGTGGAATCGGCAACTAGAATCAGCAAAGGTGAATTTGAAAGCCTATTATCAGAGAAAGAAGGGGTTATAAAAGAATTGATGCAGGAAGGTGAAAAATTATCTAAACAGCAGCTGCAACATtctaatattatcaaaaaattgagagttaaagaaaaagaaaacgaaaatacaataaaacatctcaa ggAAAACGTGGAAAGTCTTACAACAGAATCGGATCGTCTTAAAAAATCTCTAGCAGCGAAAGATGAAGTTGAAAGGACGCAAATAGAAGCTATCAATCAGTTAacgtcaaaaaataaaaaattagaaaacgaagTTAATAAATTGAAAGGACAATTGGACGATTTAACCCAAAAATATGATACTGTTAAAAAATCACTAGAAGCGGCTAAAAAAGAACtccaagaaaaaattaaaactagttCCGAATTACAAATGCGTGAACAGCTGCTGAATACTTTggaaaatcaaaagaaaatgaCCGAATCGCAAAATTCCGAA CTGGTGGATCAATTAGAAGATTTAAGGCAAACGTTAAGGCGATATGAAGAAGATAACGTGAAAAACGAGGAAAAATTCAGggaagataaaaataaattgatgagaaaattgGAAGAAGCCGAAGCCCGAAATGAAGAACTATCACAATCAGTATCTGAAGTTAGCAAACCCTTAATACGTCAATTGGAATCGTTACAGGCGACGCATTCATTGAAATTAgcttcatttgaaaaaattgaagaggaactcacattaaaaatta ccgagctacaaacaaaattacaaaCCGCGACTAACAATGAAAGAATCATCAAAGATGACTGTATCCAATTAAGGTCGAAATTTTCGGATATGGAAAGCGAACTTAACAGCTTACGCCACAAATTGGAACTTTCCCAAATGGAATTGcaacaacaaaaaactgaaagattCGTTAACGAACaagaattgaataataaaatcgaaaaattgaatatttcattgaaaaaatgtaaagaaaCAATTAGTGAAAAGGAAAACGAACTTTGTAATTTGCAGCAACACTTTAATGCGGAAAGAGCTGCTTTCGAATTGGAAAAGAGACAAATTATGTCACAG GAACGACTACCAACCGAAAATCAAGTAACTAGGTCTTCTAATGGCGGTAGTAATTCACCTACTTTAAGTTTAGGAAAAGTTTCCGTATCTGATTCCATGACTGGTTCGTTTTGGTCCCAG gACGAACCGTTCGAAGTTACTGCTACCCCCCGTTACACGAACATGTTCGAGATGCAAATGCTACAAACAAGTTTGAAACAACGAGACGGAGAAGTGCAACAACTACAGTGGGAATTGAATCGACGAGAACAAGAACGCAACCTCCTCAATAACgaaatatctaatttattaaCGAAAGTAGAAAATTTGGAAGGTAAAGTAACCGAATTCGAcagcctaaaaataaaattcgacGAATTGGAACAACAATATGATACGTTGTGTCAACTGTATGGGGAAAAAGTTGAGCAAAACGAAGAATTGAAATTGGATTTGGAGGATGTCAAGGATATGTATAAGAGTCAAATCGATGAATTATTGAGACAGCAAAGAGAACGTGCTAAatag
- the LOC130452804 gene encoding uncharacterized Golgi apparatus membrane protein-like protein CG5021 produces the protein MSSARMPLLEDTVGFGEDEGEFGVKKDSLTHPYITLCHIAFRGAAVVVYLLCEAFGAGFITSFVSVILLLSVDFWTVKNITGRLMVGLRWWNYVDDDGKSHWVFESGQNRVNERESRIFWVALILTPLLWSLLFIVAIFGFEFRWLLLVTIALILSGSNLYGYIRCKVGSKESMTSLTSDFLRKQVLQNAVSLVTRQTAAQPATNQSNRPTNIV, from the exons ATGTCGTCTGCCAGA ATGCCCCTTTTGGAGGATACCGTTGGTTTTGGTGAAGATGAAGGAGAATTTGGCGTTAAAAAAGATTCTTTAAC GCATCCATATATTACCTTATGCCACATCGCATTTAGAGGAGCAGCTGTAGTAGTTTACCTATTATGTGAAGCATTTGGTGCAGGTTTTATAACAAGTTTTGTCAgtgtaattttattgttatctGTTGATTTTTGGacagtaaaaaatattactgGAAGACTTATGGTAGGTTTACGATGGTGGAATTATGTTGATGATGATGGAAAATCCCACTGGGTGTTTGAATCTGGACAG aacaGAGTAAATGAACGAGAGTCTAGAATATTTTGGGTTGCACTAATTTTAACCCCATTATTATggtctttattatttatagttgCAATCTTTGGATTTGAATTTAGATGGTTG TTATTAGTAACAATAGCTTTAATCCTAAGTGGATCAAATCTTTATGGTTATATAAGGTGTAAAGTGGGCAGTAAAGAAAGTATGACAAGTTTGACTTCGGATTTTCTTCGAAAACAAGTTCTACAAAATGCAGTATCTTTAGTTACGCGTCAAACAGCTGCACAACCAGCAACAAATCAATCGAACAGACCAACCAATATAGTATAA
- the LOC130452805 gene encoding NHP2-like protein 1 has protein sequence MAEEINPKAYPLADPTLTTKILNLVQQAMNYKQLRKGANEVTKTLNRGIAEFIVMAADAEPLEILLHLPLLCEDKNVPYVFVRSKQALGRACGVSRSVISCSVTINEGSQLKPQIQTIQQEIERLLV, from the exons atG gCCGAAGAGATCAACCCGAAAGCATATCCTTTAGCGGATCCTACGTTAACAACGAAAATATTGAACTTAGTTCAGCAAGCTATGAATTACAAGCAATTAAGAAAAGGGGCTAACGAAGTTACAAAAACTCTCAATCGAGGTATAGCAGAATTCATTGTGATGGCCGCTGATGCAGAACCTTTAGAGATTTTGTTGCATTTACCGTTGTTATGCGAAGATAAGAATGTTCCATATGTTTTTGTTCGTTCCAAACAAGCTTTGGGTAGAGCTTGTggagtttcaaggtctgttatTTCTTGCAGCGTTACCATCAATGAGGGTTCTCAATTGAAACCTCAAATCCAGACGATTCAGCAAGAAATTGAACGCCTATTAGTTTAA
- the LOC130452808 gene encoding COP9 signalosome complex subunit 1 isoform X1 has protein sequence MLFLQNAVEPMQVDAPPEDNDNNEEDNYIVENPTLDLDVYANSYVGLAKLYRLIYIIDHCPSLKLEALKIAIAYVTDTYNVNLYQVLHQKLAEITTALNVPDVAAPSTSQDIPAIDNMWMETKSKKAAFKLEKLDNDLKNYKSNSIKESIRRGHDDLGDHYLDCGDLSNALKCYSRARDYCTSGKHVVNMCLNVIKVSVYLQNWSHVLSYVSKAESTPDFSETQSKDSNQIILTKLKCAAGLAELATKKYKSAAKHFLQANIDHCEFPELLSPNNVAMYGGLCALATFDRHELQKNVIFSSSFKLFLELEPQLRDIIFKFYESKYASCLKLLDEIKDNLLLDMYIAPHVNILYTQIRNRALIQYFSPYLSADMHKMALAFNRTVPALEDELMQLILDGQIQARIDSHNKILFAKDVDQRSTTFEKSLLMGKEYQRRTRMLILRAAVLKNKIHVKSPQREAGQTGEITVVPF, from the exons atgttatttttacaGAATGCAGTAGAACCTATGCAAGTAGACGCGCCACCAGAAGACAATGATAACAATGAAGAAGATAACTATATTGTAGAAAATCCAACATTAGATTTGGACGTTTATGCAAACAGCTACGTAGGATTGGCAAAGTTGTACCGGCTTATTTATATAATAGATCATTGCCCTTCCCTTAAATTAGAGGCACTTAAAATAGCAATAGCATATGTAACAGATACATACAATGTAAACTTGTATCAAGTTTTACATCAAAAACTAGCTGAGATAACTACAGCTTTGAACGTTCCTGATGTAGCAGCCCCTTCTACATCCCAAGATATACCTGCCATAGATAATATGTGGATGGAAACGAAGTCAAAAAAAGCAGCATTTAAGCTAGAAAAATTGGATAATGAtctaaaaaattacaaatcaaattcaattaaaGAAAGTATTAGAAGAGGACATGATGACTTGGGTGACCATTATTTGGATTGTGGTGATCTATCTAACGCTCTAAAATGTTATTCAAGGGCTAGAGACTACTGTACTAGTGGAAAACATGTTGTTAATATGTGTCTGAATGTTATAAAAGTATCTGTATATTTGCAGAATTGGTCTCATGTATTAAGTTATGTTTCTAAAGCAGAGAGTACACCCGATTTCTCGGAAACTCAGTCTAAGGattccaaccaaatcatattgACAAAATTGAAATGTGCGGCAGGACTTGCAGAACTAGCAACAAAGAAATACAAATCTGCCGCTAAGCATTTCCTTCAAGCAAATATAGATCATTGTGAATTTCCAGAATTACTTTCTCCAAATAATGTTGCCATGTATGGGGGTCTGTGTGCACTAGCAACATTTGATAGGCACgagttacaaaaaaatgttatttttagtagttcttttaaactgtttttagaATTAGAACCACAACTacgtgatataattttcaaattttatgaatcaaaatatgCCTCCTGTTTAAAACTATTAGATGAAATTAAGGACAACTTACTCCTCGATATGTACATTGCTCCCCatgttaatattttgtatacGCAAATTAGGAACAGGGCGTTAATCCAATATTTTAGCCCTTATTTATCTGCTGATATGCACAAAATGGCTTTAGCCTTCAACAGAACCGTGCCTGCTCTGGAAGATGAACTAATGCAACTTATCTTAGATGGACAAATTCAAGCTAGGATTGATTCTcacaataaaattctttttgcTAAAGATGTGGATCAACGTAGTACTACTTTTGAGAAAAGTTTGTTGATGGGAAAAGAGTATCAGAGAAGAACTAGAATGTTAATTTTAAGAGCCgcagttttaaaaaataaaatccatGTCAAG agtCCTCAGAGAGAAGCAGGTCAAACGGGAGAAATTACAGTTGTGCCGTTCTAA
- the LOC130452808 gene encoding COP9 signalosome complex subunit 1 isoform X2, which translates to MAQNAVEPMQVDAPPEDNDNNEEDNYIVENPTLDLDVYANSYVGLAKLYRLIYIIDHCPSLKLEALKIAIAYVTDTYNVNLYQVLHQKLAEITTALNVPDVAAPSTSQDIPAIDNMWMETKSKKAAFKLEKLDNDLKNYKSNSIKESIRRGHDDLGDHYLDCGDLSNALKCYSRARDYCTSGKHVVNMCLNVIKVSVYLQNWSHVLSYVSKAESTPDFSETQSKDSNQIILTKLKCAAGLAELATKKYKSAAKHFLQANIDHCEFPELLSPNNVAMYGGLCALATFDRHELQKNVIFSSSFKLFLELEPQLRDIIFKFYESKYASCLKLLDEIKDNLLLDMYIAPHVNILYTQIRNRALIQYFSPYLSADMHKMALAFNRTVPALEDELMQLILDGQIQARIDSHNKILFAKDVDQRSTTFEKSLLMGKEYQRRTRMLILRAAVLKNKIHVKSPQREAGQTGEITVVPF; encoded by the exons ATGGCACAG AATGCAGTAGAACCTATGCAAGTAGACGCGCCACCAGAAGACAATGATAACAATGAAGAAGATAACTATATTGTAGAAAATCCAACATTAGATTTGGACGTTTATGCAAACAGCTACGTAGGATTGGCAAAGTTGTACCGGCTTATTTATATAATAGATCATTGCCCTTCCCTTAAATTAGAGGCACTTAAAATAGCAATAGCATATGTAACAGATACATACAATGTAAACTTGTATCAAGTTTTACATCAAAAACTAGCTGAGATAACTACAGCTTTGAACGTTCCTGATGTAGCAGCCCCTTCTACATCCCAAGATATACCTGCCATAGATAATATGTGGATGGAAACGAAGTCAAAAAAAGCAGCATTTAAGCTAGAAAAATTGGATAATGAtctaaaaaattacaaatcaaattcaattaaaGAAAGTATTAGAAGAGGACATGATGACTTGGGTGACCATTATTTGGATTGTGGTGATCTATCTAACGCTCTAAAATGTTATTCAAGGGCTAGAGACTACTGTACTAGTGGAAAACATGTTGTTAATATGTGTCTGAATGTTATAAAAGTATCTGTATATTTGCAGAATTGGTCTCATGTATTAAGTTATGTTTCTAAAGCAGAGAGTACACCCGATTTCTCGGAAACTCAGTCTAAGGattccaaccaaatcatattgACAAAATTGAAATGTGCGGCAGGACTTGCAGAACTAGCAACAAAGAAATACAAATCTGCCGCTAAGCATTTCCTTCAAGCAAATATAGATCATTGTGAATTTCCAGAATTACTTTCTCCAAATAATGTTGCCATGTATGGGGGTCTGTGTGCACTAGCAACATTTGATAGGCACgagttacaaaaaaatgttatttttagtagttcttttaaactgtttttagaATTAGAACCACAACTacgtgatataattttcaaattttatgaatcaaaatatgCCTCCTGTTTAAAACTATTAGATGAAATTAAGGACAACTTACTCCTCGATATGTACATTGCTCCCCatgttaatattttgtatacGCAAATTAGGAACAGGGCGTTAATCCAATATTTTAGCCCTTATTTATCTGCTGATATGCACAAAATGGCTTTAGCCTTCAACAGAACCGTGCCTGCTCTGGAAGATGAACTAATGCAACTTATCTTAGATGGACAAATTCAAGCTAGGATTGATTCTcacaataaaattctttttgcTAAAGATGTGGATCAACGTAGTACTACTTTTGAGAAAAGTTTGTTGATGGGAAAAGAGTATCAGAGAAGAACTAGAATGTTAATTTTAAGAGCCgcagttttaaaaaataaaatccatGTCAAG agtCCTCAGAGAGAAGCAGGTCAAACGGGAGAAATTACAGTTGTGCCGTTCTAA
- the LOC130452809 gene encoding uncharacterized protein LOC130452809 — protein MSEIRTFKEVENKIHEEMFNNIYLLKCTYKTNTDFEKVFKKDMFVKNNKAAFYEVVYYLLDILNSDLTKKKLPSWPPLEIKRDNKFRSELLKYINELNTIYNYANIPPLMSSHLISPGGFKIAKFLLILSRLVMFEHLKKTNSGLLLYCPIPNKDPNITQGMLNNINKLTSEIEIRTKEKIENFQKYQNDQKCAANMLVDKLAELDKKISIAKKELITKEEDFYKKYTLYPSMSSLRENFKAIKQEWKNISSINNIFLECKELTSTLSGNKLVVKHTFDDKQSTEGHDLNLSEFFSEVATMINIKSLELPNPSSHFIEQKANILRSVIDECLQIQKNLDNDKEKVSSLIKHLFESLKYVDNINSLEFESDSLDDSSDDLGIKPFDASDD, from the coding sequence ATGTCGGAAATACGAACATTCAaagaagttgaaaataaaatacacgaagaaatgtttaataatatatatttattaaaatgtactTACAAAACCAATACAGACTTTGAAAAGGTTTTCAAAAAAGATATGTTTGTTAAAAACAACAAGGCTGCATTTTATGAAGTGGTTTATTACCTATTGGATATTTTAAATTCagatttaacaaaaaagaaattaccATCCTGGCCACCATTAGAAATTAAAAGAGATAACAAGTTTCGAAGTGAATTGCTGAAGTATATAAACGAATTAAATACTATTTATAATTATGCTAATATACCTCCACTAATGTCTTCACATTTGATTTCACCGGGTGGATTCAAAATAgccaaatttttattgatactaTCCCGGTTGGTAATGTTTGAGCatttaaagaaaacaaattcAGGTTTGTTACTTTACTGTCCCATACCAAACAAAGATCCGAATATAACCCAAGGAATGttgaataatataaacaaattgacatcagaaattgaaattcgaactaaagaaaaaattgaaaatttccaaaaatatcaaaatgatcAGAAGTGTGCTGCTAATATGCTCGTTGATAAGCTAGCAGaactagataaaaaaatttcaatagcaAAAAAGGAATTGATAACAAAGGAAGAggacttttataaaaaatatactttgtaTCCATCAATGAGTAGCTTGAGGGAAAATTTTAAAGCAATAAAACAAGAATGGAAAAATATCTCaagtataaataatatatttttagaatgtaAAGAACTTACTTCAACTCTGTCAGGAAATAAATTAGTTGTAAAACACACTTTCGATGATAAACAATCAACAGAAGGACATGATTTGAATTTATCCGAATTTTTTTCAGAAGTTGCAACAATGATTAACATAAAATCTTTGGAATTGCCAAATCCAAGTAGtcattttattgaacaaaaagcAAATATATTACGATCTGTAATAGATGAATgtttacaaatacaaaaaaatctagataatgATAAAGAAAAAGTGAGCTCTCTTATCAAACATTTGTTTGAGAGtttgaaatatgttgataaTATAAATTCACTTGAATTTGAGAGTGATAGTCTAGATGATTCTTCAGATGATTTAGGAATAAAACCATTTGACGCTTCTGATGATTAA